GACATGAGCACACAGTGACTCTTTCCCTCCTCTTGATTATTCTGTTCACCCCCCTGACTCTTTGGTTTCTTTTGGTGATGATGACAAAGATGACAAGTGCTATGAACATAACAGATGTTATTAGGAGGCAGCCTCCAAACACCAGCATTGCTTTGTTCTCGAACATCCACGCACAAACAGAGCAAGGTTCCTGCAGCGCACTCAGTCCGCAGGTCTGTTTGGTGTTATCCTCAGGGAAACCTCCTTGAGTGATGATTTCTCTGTAGACAGCGATGGAGGCTTTAGCTTTGGAGTGGTGGTGCTTAGAGGTGAAGAGGCCAAACTGGGGGACATGTCGGTCTTGCAGTTTCCACACAAAGAAGCCCTGCAGGTTTACTCCATCTAACTGGCGAGCTTCAGTGAGAAACAAAGAGGGGTACAACTTAAGACTCAATAAATCCTTCTACAGTTTAAGCAATGAAAGCAAAAAGAAAgcctatgtacagtatgtgcaagTACAGGTCAGCTTATGGCAATAAAATGCAAGGTATGAACTTGGAGTGCTGttactgtaaaatgtgttttcccttCACTCATCTCTCTTTtatgattttcatgatttcGCATTAAGTCCAGTTTTATAACAGGATCCATCATAGTACTAAAACCTGTATTGCCTGTGTACTCAACATGTCTGTGCAGAGGTCTATTTTGTTCCCACTGAAAATATATGGTTCAAACGATTCTTAATTGCAGAGGAACATTtcatatcagaatcagaattggtTATCGCAAAGAAGGTTTTCACACAGATTATTTTGTATTGGTGTTTGGTGCATACAGTTAAACTAGGCAATAGAGTCAAATTTAAGACATGTTCTGATTCTATATTTTCATACTGATACTCATTTTGTGATTCCTAGGCTTAAGTTTTGGCCCTCAAGATAGCAGTGTAATGGAAAAACAGACTGACTGTTGCTGGCTTGACAGAAATGTATAGCTCCACACTGTGGTGTTTGTTATTGTCAATGGTGTACTTATAGTGGTATCAGTTCCTGAACACCTAAAAAAAATGGGAGCTAAAGTGAAAAACAATTCTGCTACCATCAAGAAACTTAGATGAACAAATATGGAGCTACATTTGATCAATACACCgctctttctttgtttcaaatATTGTGAGATTGATGAGTGATCATATGAATCTGAATGTCCCACCTTTAAGCGCCTCCTGCAGGTAACTCCTGAGAAAGTGTTGCCTGAGTTTGTCCTCAACAGGAGCTTGGTCATCCACCCCACTGGCTGTGACAATGATAGGCAGAGCCACTCCATATCTCTGGCTCACCCAATTCAGGATCTTCCTCAAGCCCCAGGGTACAAGAGCCTGCCCCAGACCAGAGGAGGGCCAGGTTGGATCAGAGAGGGTCAAACAGCCATGATCAGGGGGTTGTTTGTGCGGAATTTTAGCTTGTGTGTGGGGATATGGAGAGACCAAACGGGTAGTAAAATGATTCAGTGCGATAAAACTTAACGTCCCTCTCAGCTCCTCTCTTTCGGCCTCAGTAAAACTTGGAAGAGGAGATCCGGGGAGGCCCATCACTCTGGCTCTCTCCTCCAGGTAGGCCCTAATTTCTTGTGGGTAGTCCCCCTTGTGATGCTCCTCCTTATTTCTAGTTCCCAGCAATGGGTCTAAAAAGCGACCAATTTCAAACAAAAGGAATCTCTGtgcagctgctgaatgtgagtCCAGGAAGGAGTTTGCAGCTTCAGCCCAGTCGGCATGTAAAGCGAGTGACACCTTTGCTCCTTGGTGACTTAAAAACTCCCGCTCATACAGTCTCCATGCTTTTGCATGGGCCAGCAGCAGGTGATGAGCTGCCTGATGCTTCTCTTTCTCACCTGAATAAACATCTACCAGTCTGTTTGGCTCATTGACAGTGATCCAATAAGGAACCCAGGACCCAAGCTGCTGGTAACACAGAGCTGCATATTCCTGAAAAGCCTCTACTGTGCTGTAGTTGAGCCAACCACCAGAGGCATGCAGAGGCCCAGGCAAGCCCAGATTTGGAGCTCTGTGTGTGGGGTAGTAGAGGATTAGGACAGTCTTTAGGTCCCGCTTCTTGAGCTCTTTGAGGACACAGCGGTAGTACCTTCAACGAATTGAAAAAATGGTTATAGAATCAAGATTTAATGTGTATTGGTTATAAGAAAGACTAAatcagatatctttaaatgtttcaattacaatgaaactgagaaaaagtgacagtccatgttttttttttctcacctcagagcttccATGTTCACATTGGAAATGTCTCCCTGGGGTAATATCAGAGACCAGTTAAGGGCAAAGCGGTAGTGAGATGCCTCTGTGGACGCAAACAGGTTAAGATGACCACGTATAGCCAGGTAGTCAGTGCACTGGGCTGGTTTGGTCTGCATCGTCACACCAGGGACTGGATGCAATGAATTGTCCCCAGTAAGGTTCCAGCGGTAGAGATGTGGGTCAGTAAACTGTGGTGAGAAAGGGTAGAAGTGGACCTACAATAACACACAGGGgggaaaaatgtatttcatagtCAATATAGCTGATAGTTTGGCATTTGTTTGCTTCTCACATTTCAATGTAGTCTCTCTTTCTTACCTGTAAAGTGGAGTCAGCGATTCCCCAGTGAAATTCACAGGGGAAACGTCCTTGTAACTCTCTGGAGGTTTTGTCATTGGGAAAGCCGTTGTCAGTGATAACATTTTTGTAGTACTGAGCAGAGGTTTTTGGAGTCCTTGTTCGGTTTAGCTGGCTGAAGTCAATGTAGAAAAGGCCACGTCTTACAGTGAAGCCATAATTCCACTCAAATCCATCCACTAATGACCAGGCACTGTAGCTGAACACGTTCACACCATCCAACTTGatagctttaaaagaaaaacacagactttaaaagcagaatttttgttttctgaaccTCATCTTTTCATTACCGTCTTCATTACCTTGCAGAACCTGGTTGACAAACCTCTTCATCAAGTAAATGGCTACTGTGTCCTCTCTTCCCACACTGCTTTCAGAAAACCAGCCTCCCTCTGCCACCATCACCCTCGGGTCCCCATACTCCAGCTTTATCCAGCCCAGTATGCGCCTCAGGTCCGGGGAAACAGTCTGCCCATACTGTACCAGGCCTCGGCCCAGACGGAAGTTGTTGGGCCCAAAGGACAAAGCAAAGAAGTCAGTTGTTTTCTGCACCCAGAGCTTCTCCTCGGGGGAGAAAGAAGGCAGGAGGGCCccgtgttttattttcaaagaggGTGGGTAGTCCCCATCACCAAAGATGGGGTTGGCAAACCAGCCAAGGACGG
This is a stretch of genomic DNA from Labrus bergylta chromosome 9, fLabBer1.1, whole genome shotgun sequence. It encodes these proteins:
- the klb gene encoding beta-klotho, with the protein product MLHHQSPPRQLLSICLLFLVCGVNKAASLLGGGRRIWQQPKLEPFNKDQSFLHDTFPSGFLWGTGTSAFQTEGAWDQEGKGPSIWDHFTHSTVGTDLATETANVASDSYTRWEEDVEALEYLGVISYSFSLSWPRLFPDGDAKNQANPAAVEHYSRLIEKLLEKKIEPIVTLHHWDLPQVLQEHYGGWRNDTLVGLFEEYAAFCFHTFGSRVKIWLTMHNPYLVAVQGYGTGVHAPGETGGAAGSLIVAHNLIRAHAKAWHTYNTHFRPTQRGQVSIVLGTHWVEPQRGKSTVDNIEFCQQSIEAVLGWFANPIFGDGDYPPSLKIKHGALLPSFSPEEKLWVQKTTDFFALSFGPNNFRLGRGLVQYGQTVSPDLRRILGWIKLEYGDPRVMVAEGGWFSESSVGREDTVAIYLMKRFVNQVLQAIKLDGVNVFSYSAWSLVDGFEWNYGFTVRRGLFYIDFSQLNRTRTPKTSAQYYKNVITDNGFPNDKTSRELQGRFPCEFHWGIADSTLQVHFYPFSPQFTDPHLYRWNLTGDNSLHPVPGVTMQTKPAQCTDYLAIRGHLNLFASTEASHYRFALNWSLILPQGDISNVNMEALRYYRCVLKELKKRDLKTVLILYYPTHRAPNLGLPGPLHASGGWLNYSTVEAFQEYAALCYQQLGSWVPYWITVNEPNRLVDVYSGEKEKHQAAHHLLLAHAKAWRLYEREFLSHQGAKVSLALHADWAEAANSFLDSHSAAAQRFLLFEIGRFLDPLLGTRNKEEHHKGDYPQEIRAYLEERARVMGLPGSPLPSFTEAEREELRGTLSFIALNHFTTRLVSPYPHTQAKIPHKQPPDHGCLTLSDPTWPSSGLGQALVPWGLRKILNWVSQRYGVALPIIVTASGVDDQAPVEDKLRQHFLRSYLQEALKARQLDGVNLQGFFVWKLQDRHVPQFGLFTSKHHHSKAKASIAVYREIITQGGFPEDNTKQTCGLSALQEPCSVCAWMFENKAMLVFGGCLLITSVMFIALVIFVIITKRNQRVRGVNRIIKRRERVTVCSCRPVKYKL